In Lepus europaeus isolate LE1 chromosome 8, mLepTim1.pri, whole genome shotgun sequence, a single genomic region encodes these proteins:
- the LOC133765741 gene encoding neutrophil antibiotic peptide NP-5, translated as MRTLALLAAILLVALQAQAELHSGMADDLVDQQQPRAQDLDVAIYIKQDETSALEVLGAKAGIFCTCRGFLCGSGERASGYCTIRGVRHTLCCRR; from the exons ATGAGGACCCTCGCTCTGCTTGCTGCCATTCTCCTGGTggccctgcaggcccaggctgaGCTCCACTCAGGGATGGCTGATGACCTTGTGGACCAGCAACAGCCCCGGGCACAGGATCTGGACGTGGCCATCTACATTAAACAGGATGAAACCTCAGCCCTTGAAGTGTTGG GTGCAAAGGCAGGCATATTCTGTACTTGCAGAGGATTCCTTTGTGGGTCTGGTGAACGCGCCTCTGGGTACTGCACAATCCGTGGAGTCCGCCACACACTCTGCTGCCGCCGCTGA